In the genome of Leishmania panamensis strain MHOM/PA/94/PSC-1 chromosome 17 sequence, one region contains:
- a CDS encoding hypothetical protein (TriTrypDB/GeneDB-style sysID: LpmP.17.0490) — MAYLLDSVASFSSTSPSRTPPRSSSSSPVRKAAHPSSRQRQSQQQQRQLSFAQATAQPMRSANVKGGGDDWLEWPRRSPRRQQQQEHQQDHRSAQEHNPLTAFRGVQHEPAPTTTEGAATYTSTISADDETVSQLSTPLREMREHHGSDWASPSEVLHLRALYQDVTSRYMREVQAVQGELAKAQEECAAYARERRKILELQQAYQDGVVACGRAKEREAQWIEERALLRVQMERVMVENQRLQLYIAKKQHSHNHHVPLRGGATGSHERVRAAVQAVTSAAAATSSVSPSPSAPWPPLPPTVAPTTTTMTGYLASPQSVEGPGATVFVPLPGAPRGTVTGMEQVEATSPYTFLSSESSSPEALQYHAPQQGGRAAFETPPPLVSPPTSRQFALARSTLPTSATGAAGAQPPHSTPLQRTYPSETGDDTRTDQPGVGGDHGGPSLQQQRDYSRRHPCGGVKHDEVPHNSFLMTPSLSSSEAAMSRSVGTSVLGATSGSEGGRLGAGKSARPLRPQRVCLDNEENETDNATGEGEFSPSYARGVTDLSTTSGGSSSPSPAANIRAVLTGGGLMQAPEQRVSRHNHCGSRRLAEQWRGEATAERAAAELPTTTATITTTTPSLGSTTMATTSSSWSLQYLYQLPRTPAEALQEELRMLKELGRLGEANQVLQARLDYVEVTKEIDTKRCEQQYLRLVQAHDQSRHNAAQWELSSQQLESEVRLSETKCAELQNALEDVLQQAKRQQELSQARLVELETSCREALVATRDEAMKKICALRSFLREAAASLATTSASALSPAAAHEVVQLREEAEQNQRTLESLRSELHALRAAHSELQDEHSVLQAEAKMCRTRLESDLESSRELLAAACRDQQCAESRIDELEAEVERLRGAVVVSEGCMHAMEERLRVATDEVTLQQGQLDEASAWQARALGAEEELSSQRSYYEKEIEVYKTAACAMQDRHHAEVEGLVRRCEKLQVRYAAAKVRLAAAVSRSGAATVFTTAGGCAKTRRSRHSKTEGGNVPVSTASPRPPVAITTEASLPHCTAIAYDSLQALRASGQVTEQLIRSLNRSTSSYC, encoded by the coding sequence ATGGCGTACTTGTTGGACAGCGTGGCGAGCTTCTCATCTACGTCGCCTTCGCGAACACCACCTcgatcgtcgtcgtcttcaccGGTCCGCAAAGCAGCGCACCCGTCCTCGCGCCAACGCCAgtcccagcagcagcagcgccagttATCCTTTGCACAGGCTACTGCCCAGCCGATGCGTTCCGCCAacgtgaaggggggaggggacgacTGGCTGGAGTGGCCCCGTCGTTCGCCTaggcgacagcagcaacaggaaCATCAGCAGGACCACCGCAGCGCTCAGGAGCACAATCCGCTGACCGCCTTTCGGGGAGTGCAGCATGAGCCTGCACCTACCACCACAGAAGGTGCTGCCACGTACACGTCCACCATCAGCGCCGATGATGAGACAGTGTCTCAGCTCTCCACCCCGCTGAGGGAGATGCGTGagcaccacggcagcgactGGGCATCTCCTTCAGAGGTTCTGCACCTGCGTGCGCTTTACCAAGACGTGACTTCGCGCTACATGCGAGAGGTGCAGGCTGTGCAAGGCGAGCTGgcgaaggcgcaggaggagtgCGCGGCCTACGCGCGGGAGCGGAGAAAAATactggagctgcagcaggcctACCAGGACGGCGTCGTGGCGTGTGGAAGGGCGAAGGAGCGGGAGGCACAGTGGATCGaggagcgcgcgctgcttcgcGTGCAGATGGAACGGGTGATGGTGGAGAatcagcgactgcagctctACATTGCCAAGAAGCAGCACTCTCATAACCACCATGTGCcactgcgcggcggcgcgacAGGAAGTCACGAGCGTGTGCGGGCGGCAGTGCAAGCAGTtacctctgctgctgccgcgacgtCTTCCgtctccccttccccgtcTGCCCCCTGGCCACCTCTACCACCCACAGTTGCACCCACGACGACCACCATGACAGGTTACTTGGCCTCACCGCAGTCGGTTGAGGGTCCTGGTGCAACGGTCTTCGTCCCTCTTCCTGGCGCACCGAGGGGCACCGTCACCGGTATGGAGCAGGTGGAGGCGACATCGCCCTACACGTTCTTGTCGTCCGAGTCGTCTTCGCCTGAGGCGTTGCAGTACCATGCTCCTCAGCAAGGCGGCAGGGCGGCGTTCGAGACGCCACCACCTTTGGTGTCCCCGCCCACTTCGCGCCAATTTGCGCTCGCAAGGTCCACATTGCCCACCAGCGCTACTGGCGCCGCAGGTGCACAGCCACCGCATTCGACACCGCTCCAGCGCACCTATCCCAGTGAGACTGGTGATGATACCCGTACAGACCAGCCAGGCGTCGGTGGCGACCATGGCGGCCCATCTCTACAGCAACAGCGTGATTACTCACGGCGGCACCCATGCGGCGGTGTCAAACACGACGAGGTGCCGCATAACTCTTTCCTCATGActccttcgctctcctccagcgaGGCCGCGATGTCGCGCTCTGTGGGTACTTCTGTTCTGGGTGCCacaagcggcagcgagggcggtCGACTTGGCGCTGGGAAGTCGGCACGGCCTCTGCGGCCGCAGCGAGTGTGTCTCGACAACGAGGAGAATGAAACCGACAATGCcactggagaaggcgagtTCAGCCCTTCTTACGCTCGCGGCGTGACAGACCTGTCGACCACCTCCGGCGGGTCGTCATCGCCCTCTCCCGCTGCGAACATTCGCGCAGTGCTCACTGGCGGTGGCCTTATGCAAGCGCCCGAGCAGCGGGTGAGTCGCCATAACCACTGTGGTAGCCGTCGTCTCGCAGAGCaatggagaggggaggcgacTGCtgagagagctgcagcggagctTCCCACCACTACCGCTACTATCACCACTACAACACCGTCCCTGGGCTCCACCACAATGGCGACAACGTCCTCGTCCTGGAGTCTCCAGTATCTCTACCAGCTcccacgcacacctgcaGAGGCCCTAcaagaggagctgcggatGCTCAAGGAGCTTGGGCGGCTTGGGGAGGCGAATCAAGTTCTTCAGGCTCGCCTTGACTACGTGGAGGTGACGAAGGAAATCGACACGAAGCGGTGCGAGCAGCAGTACCTTCGACTTGTCCAGGCGCACGACCAGTCGCGGCACAACGCGGCCCAGTGGGAGTTGTCGTCACAGCAGCTGGAGTCAGAGGTGAGGCTGTCAGAGACAAAGTGTGCGGAGTTGCAGAATGCGCTTGAGGACGTGCTACAACAGGCCAAGAGGCAACAGGAGCTGAGTCAGGCACGTCTGGTGGAACTGGAGACAAGCTGCCGTGAGGCGCTGGTGGCCACACGAGACGAGGCTATGAAAAAGATATGTGCGCTTCGAAGTTTCCTGCGGGAGGCTGCCGCGAGCCTCGCGACTACATCTGCCTCAGCACTGTCGCCGGCTGCGGCACACGAGGTGGTTCAGCTGCGAGAGGAGGCCGAGCAAAACCAGCGCACTCTTGAGAGTCTCAGGAGCGAACTGCACGCATTACGCGCCGCACACAGTGAACTGCAGGATGAGCATAGCGTGTTGCAGGCGGAGGCAAAGATGTGTCGGACACGCCTCGAGAGCGACCTGGAGAGCTCACGGGAGCTGTTGGCGGCCGCGTGCAGGGACCAGCAGTGTGCGGAGTCCCGCATCGACGAGCTCGAGGCGGAGGTTGAGCGACTACGCGGGGCTGTTGTGGTGTCGGAGGGGTGCATGCATGCCATGGAGGAGCGTCTCCGGGTCGCCACTGATGAGGTCACGTTGCAGCAGGGGCAGTTGGACGAGGCGTCGGCATGGCAGGCGCGCGCTCTcggtgctgaggaggagctcaGCTCACAGCGCAGTTACTATGAGAAGGAGATCGAAGTCTACAAGACGGCAGCGTGTGCGATGCAGGATCGCCACCACGCTGAGGTGGAGGGCTTAGTGAGGCGCTGTGAAAAGCTGCAAGTACGCTatgcagcagcgaaggtCCGCctggctgcagcggtgtcgaGGTCAGGGGCGGCTACCGTATTCACTACTgccggcggctgcgccaAGACGAGACGCTCCCGCCATTCGAAGACCGAGGGCGGCAACGTGCCAGTCAGTACTGCGAGCCCACGTCCGCCTGTTGCCATCACGACGGAAGCTTCGCTGCCCCACTGCACGGCTATCGCTTACGATTCTCTGCAGGCCCTGCGCGCTTCGGGGCAAGTGACGGAGCAGCTGATTCGCTCCTTGAaccgctccacctcgtcgtaCTGCTGA
- a CDS encoding RNA-binding protein, putative (TriTrypDB/GeneDB-style sysID: LpmP.17.0510), with protein MDGRLVQTSCRTTHFSAVEATLRDWPEVEAVGSFREKKNNKRDITTVFVTFRDEAAAKAAKAKLEAIPGIAEATTVLSVSPEPEKAVASGSRSKLSRRTRGNARSDKRSLAAEFLSFESYGDQKKRDAQTKKRSNGARGEAGEGTARRGGSGRGERGGSRANENNHGRGNSGMRGRSGAHLQSPQSFHQPQQYQEHQLHLQPYQPPPPRLPPFEANVAFIDNVPFGTTNSHLMKHFSAFGRILDVNRLELMVMICFDNPESVQQCIQHMNGTKIHDNVITVSSGTVRIPGSIALRMGA; from the coding sequence ATGGACGGCCGACTTGTGCAGACGTCGTGCCGCACGACCCACTTTtcagcggtggaggcgacgctgcgggATTGGCCCGAGGTCGAGGCCGTCGGCTCCTTCCgtgagaagaagaacaacaagAGGGACATTACAACTGTGTTTGTCACCTTCCGagacgaggcggcagcgaaggctGCCAAGGCAAAACTCGAGGCCATTCCCGGTATCGCCGAGGCGACCACTGTCTTGTCAGTCTCTCCGGAGCCAGAAAAGGCTGTTGCCAGCGGCAGTCGAAGCAAACTCTCGCGAAGGACGAGGGGCAATGCCAGGAGCGACAAGAGGAGCCTCGCGGCAGAATTCTTGAGCTTCGAGTCGTACGGGGATCAGAAGAAGCGCGACGCGCagacgaaaaagaggagcaACGGCGCGCGAGGGGAGGCGGGTGAGGGGACGGCGCGTAGGGGTGGCAGTGGTCGTGGAGAGCGTGGTGGGAGCCGTGCTAATGAGAACAACCACGGCCGCGGCAACAGTGGCATGCGCGGTCGCAGTGGTGCTCATCTGCAGTCGCCGCAGAGCTTTcaccagccgcagcagtACCAGGAGCACCAGCTCCACCTGCAGCCGTatcagccgccgccgccgcgcctaCCGCCGTTTGAGGCGAACGTTGCCTTCATTGACAACGTACCCTTCGGCACCACGAACAGCCACCTCATGAAGCACTTCTCTGCCTTTGGCCGAATTCTCGATGTGAACCGCCTCGAGCTGATGGTCATGATTTGCTTTGACAACCCGGAgtcggtgcagcagtgcatcCAGCACATGAACGGCACCAAAATCCATGACAATGTCATAAcggtgagcagcggcaccgtacGTATCCCCGGCAGCATAGCCCTCCGCATGGGTGCTTAA
- a CDS encoding hypothetical protein (TriTrypDB/GeneDB-style sysID: LpmP.17.0500), which yields MDLEEASRKAVAEDEEEQQQQAKARIAARDGPYPSLCFSYSPPIFPDASGSMKRKASTYPEDEQAEDGHDGGEEADDDTYDEFSDKDLLQSVPFANDAVVLPPFGQLSPPTSVPTGITAAAATAMQSTSSPRPATDSATAATLASPPPLLASPRGVLEFPPLGIASFLVRGDDGRVRWVTATGGTAASAMRKSGAQAPQAIGHSGPNEVVNSEASDKEDDAVGVHENGGTATLSSSGVAMVLSEGDEDDMSCMTPSSMHSEASNPTGFLRDGVKVRAMLRDIYAEEAKRQQRQVEEEEQERPNAQRAAAGLGHSKVEAFGEGDEVLDDEERERRWLVGPARQCRTAAAGAFPRHRPHSTSSNGELWVTKYSPKLFREVLSDETINLRLLQWLKSWDAYVFPDEALSAAKGVSTLTAGAVATPSPPAERIAVLTGPPGVGKTTLVHVLAAHCGYEVIEVNASVERTASRLEAIIKTAVSAAGPAPGGRVRRPTASSAVVGAQVSALDHRAPLGDEAGYRGAALDAETAAASSWSHTSSSLVHHLLRPKCLVIDEMDGIASSSVATYLIQQQLHRPVFCLCNDLFVPSLRPLRQRCSHVYYMPPIHPQRLLARLEEIARREGAVMFDSLALPELIKTSGGDVRSCLNAMQFINSIVHQQQQRQLETGTGASSSATAEPVVTAPSRHTVMELIRRMQGKDARAALRDSWQLLFIRPERNKAVQLLKQEFGMDYEAFVEAAAAQHNRNVVPARRALERERAIGAPAGEGSAATRTEKMRGVDDASACAATQPVAVGFRVDPGYLYAAQKLSRCSDNSSLVDGLQENYLNRAYTDYTFSRTSATADSFSQQDVTVAAAFQHPGLMGMAERLFQVSALTCYVHCSTAARGGRIEFPREQATLRRLQSESKHVVQEFCEGCRPYSSTFLGGDEVISTDVVPMLLRCLFDRSLRLPAHAISSFSRLPPADQRLLQASVARHVEYGLNYQRDRQYTPSPAVAPAGASRSPFGSLTSASVEDEAPWRLTPELDKLLAGVVRPVEHALGRSGSVDHRGFFFSSRSSRFGGNGADPRGSRSLPALPFSARVKGGTGSLTYATGSGGGGCSGTASSPSLASVMMPMRNEVRQILFGEIHQYRIMQSMELLKRSSQQPAMQELRLAESTTGAPERGAKRQRAESDVSASTASLDLVRRGDVTMSGGVHQVEHVTAASGAGELDAPAVKCPRTDEASTVPAAVTATDTVRRDFFGRPLPSTDTAQAATAWTGSTARNGGHTGGNRRSTSATGATMSSSSLTPLSSGDAGKGRFPRPHSPHRPIVRAFVRYVYQDGSTNAVKIPATFADF from the coding sequence ATGGACCTCGAGGAGGCCTCACGGAAGGCCGTggcggaggacgaggaggaacaacagcagcaagcgAAGGCAAGGATAGCAGCACGTGATGGCCCTTATCCTTCGCTCTGCTTCTCTTATTCTCCCCCAATATTCCCTGACGCTTCGGGTTCAATGAAGCGGAAGGCAAGCACCTACCCCGAGGACGAGCAGGCAGAAGACGgccacgacggcggtgaGGAGGCGGATGACGACACGTACGACGAGTTCAGCGACAAGGATCTTCTGCAGTCCGTTCCCTTTGCGAATGACGCTGTTGTGCTGCCACCATTTGGTCAGCTGAGCCCACCGACATCCGTGCCCACTGGCattactgctgctgctgctacagCTATGCagagcacctcctctccgcgTCCTGCTACTGATTCGGCCACTGCTGCGACTCTAGCCTCTCCGCCCCCGCTCTTGGCGTCTCCGCGGGGCGTACTCGAGTTTCCTCCTCTGGGCATCGCCAGCTTTCTGGTCCGTGGCGACGACGGGCGAGTGCGTTGGGTGACGGCCACTGGTGGTACTGCTGCATCTGCAATGCGGAAATCAGGTGCGCAGGCCCCACAAGCCATAGGTCACTCGGGCCCGAACGAGGTGGTGAACAGTGAGGCCAGTGACAAGGAGGATGACGCTGTCGGCGTGCATGAAAATGGCGGGACGGCAACGcttagcagcagcggcgtagcCATGGTACTGAGTGAGGGGGACGAGGATGACATGTCCTGCATGACACCGTCATCTATGCACAGTGAGGCGAGCAACCCAACAGGCTTTCTGCGCGACGGCGTCAAGGTGCGAGCGATGCTGCGCGACATCTAcgctgaggaggcgaagcggcagcaacgtcaagtggaggaggaggaacagGAGCGGCCGAATGCGcagcgggcagcagcaggcctGGGTCACAGCAAGGTGGAGGCGTTCGGTGAAGGTGACGAGGTACTggatgacgaggagagagagcggcggtggctcgTTGGGCCGGCACGTCAATGCCGCACggccgctgcaggcgcttTTCCGCGCCATCGGCCGCATTCTACTTCCTCGAACGGGGAGCTGTGGGTCACCAAGTACAGCCCCAAACTGTTCCGCGAAGTGCTCAGTGATGAGACCATTAACCTTCGGCTCCTGCAGTGGCTCAAGTCGTGGGATGCTTATGTGTTCCCCGATGAGGCGCTGTCGGCAGCAAAGGGCGTATCGACATTAACTGCTGGTGCTGTAGCCACACCTTCACCGCCAGCGGAGCGCATCGCTGTCTTGACCGGACCGCCTGGAGTTGGCAAGACGACGCTTGTCCACGTCCTCGCCGCGCACTGTGGCTACGAGGTGATCGAAGTGAACGCGAGTGTTGAGCGGACAGCATCACGACTGGAGGCAATCATCAAGACGGCGGTGTCCGCGGCTGGGCCGGCTCCTGGAGGCCGCGTTCGTCGCCCAACGGCGTCCTCGGCTGTTGTTGGGGCGCAGGTCTCCGCTCTCGATCACCGTGCACCTCTTGGCGATGAGGCGGGTTACCGTGGTGCCGCTTTAGATGCTgaaacggcggcagcgtcgtccTGGTCGCacacttcttcctctctggtGCATCACCTGCTTCGTCCCAAGTGCCTTGTCATTGATGAGATGGACGGcatcgccagcagcagtgtggCCACGTACCtcatccagcagcagctgcaccggccGGTATTCTGTCTCTGCAACGACTTATTCGTGCCATCCCTGCggccactgcggcagcgctgctcccACGTGTACTACATGCCACCCATTCATCCGCAGCGACTACTCGCACGGCTAGAAGAGATCGCGCGGCGAGAGGGCGCGGTCATGTTCGACTCGTTGGCCCTGCCGGAGCTCATCAAGaccagcggcggtgatgtgcGGAGCTGTCTGAATGCAATGCAGTTTATCAACAGTATTGTacaccagcaacagcagcggcagctcgaGACAGGCACTGgcgcgtcctcctctgctACTGCTGAACCCGTCGTcacggcgccgtcgcggcaCACCGTCATGGAGCTCATTCGGCGCATGCAGGGAAAGGATGCCCGGGCCGCACTGCGTGACAGCTGGCAGCTGCTCTTTATCCGACCCGAGCGTAACAAGGCGGTACAGTTGCTGAAGCAGGAGTTTGGAATGGATTACGAGGCCTTTGttgaggcagcagcagcccagcACAACCGCAACGTTGTCCCTGCGCGGCGTGCGcttgagcgagagagggcgatCGGCGCGCCGGCGGGCGAGGGCTCTGCCGCTACACGGACGGAAAAGATGAGAGGCGTCGATGATGCGTCAGCGTGTGCAGCGACCCAGCCAGTGGCCGTGGGTTTCCGTGTCGATCCCGGTTACCTGTACGCTGCTCAGAagctctctcgctgctctgACAACAGCAGCCTGGTGGACGGACTCCAGGAGAACTACCTGAACCGTGCCTACACTGATTACACCTTCTcccgcaccagcgccactgctgacAGCTTCTCGCAGCAGGACGTGACGGTTGCGGCAGCCTTTCAGCATCCGGGGCTGATGGGGATGGCGGAGCGGCTGTTTCAAGTGTCTGCGCTGACGTGTTACGTacactgcagcaccgctgcgcgtgGGGGCCGCATCGAGTTCCCTCGCGAGCAGgccacgctgcgccgcttgcAGTCGGAGTCGAAGCATGTCGTCCAAGAATTCTGTGAAGGGTGCCGCCCGTACTCCTCTACATTCCTTGGTGGCGACGAGGTCATAAGCACCGACGTGGTGCCTATGCTACTGCGGTGCCTGTTCGACCGATCGCTGCGTTTGCCTGCGCACGCCATTTCCTCTTTCAGCCGACTACCGCCGGCGGatcagcggctgctgcaggcgtCTGTGGCCCGCCACGTTGAGTACGGTCTAAACTACCAGAGGGACCGGCAGTACACCCCCTCACCCGCCGTTGCTCCTGCTGGGGCGTCGCGCAGTCCATTCGGCTCGCTGACCTCAGCGAGTGTTGAGGATGAGGCACCGTGGCGACTGACCCCGGAGTTGGACAAACTTCTTGCAGGCGTGGTGCGTCCAGTGGAGCACGCGCTTggcagaagcggcagtgtTGATCACCGTggctttttcttctcttcacgcTCGTCACGCTTTGGTGGGAACGGCGCTGACCCGCGCGGCAGTCGAAGCCTTCCCGCATTACCGTTTTCTGCCAGGGTGAAGGGCGGGACTGGCTCTCTGACCTATGCAACGGGCtcaggtggtggtggttgcaGTGGGACGGCGAGCTCACCATCGTTGGCATCCGTGATGATGCCGATGCGTAACGAGGTGCGGCAGATTCTTTTTGGTGAGATCCATCAGTATCGCATCATGCAGTCCATGGAGCTCCTGAAGCGTTCGTCACAGCAGCCGGCAATGCAGGAGCTTCGATTAGCCGAGTCGACAACCGGCGCTCCTGAGCGAGGcgcgaagcggcagcgcgctgaAAGTGATgtctccgcctccacagccTCGTTAGATCTCGTCCGCAGAGGCGATGTTACCAtgagtggtggtgtgcaCCAAGTTGAGCATGTGACAGCGGCAAGCGGGGCAGGGGAGCTGGATGCACCTGCCGTTAAGTGCCCACGAACAGACGAGGCCAGCACCGTGCCAGCAGCTGTGACCGCCACCGACACGGTACGGCGCGACTTCTTTGGCCGTCCATTGCCCAGCACTGATACAGCAcaggcagcgacagcatgGACTGGCAGCACCGCGCGCAACGGCGGTCATACTGGTGGCAACCgtcgcagcaccagcgccaccggTGCCACCATGTCATCGTCGTCCCTGACTCCTCTGTCATCTGGAGACGCAGGCAAGGGTCGCTTTCCACGTCCGCATTCTCCTCATCGACCCATCGTGAGGGCATTTGTGCGCTACGTGTACCAGGACGGCTCCACGAATGCTGTCAAGATACCGGCGACGTTCGCTGATTTTTAG
- a CDS encoding hypothetical protein (TriTrypDB/GeneDB-style sysID: LpmP.17.0520): MHSAPLTAPRRAQSSLQRLLDDPSDPYLAALQQFDILRIAHIVAEGPAMSGVPAAFLRRAAIRVETDGIAAARAQLAAPTPLTQRRAQSSGEAVLQSLHAVGVKHWSEAEAAAATEFKCAQEAYEALPQEEKAALQMERVVSHLFDGLCAMSAAMRMQTEEGAPSLEERDAAFSVYGRIMSAYRDGAITEDRWRADFMPELEELKVIWQHLGDPRAMTLER, encoded by the coding sequence ATGCACTCTGCACCACTCACGGCGCCGCGCCGGGCACAGAGCTCGCTACAGAGGCTGCTGGATGACCCCAGCGACCCATATCTCGCTGCCCTTCAGCAGTTTGACATTCTTCGTATTGCCCACATCGTCGCGGAGGGCCCTGCCATGTCAGGCGTACCTGCCGCCTTCCTGCGACGCGCTGCCATTCGTGTCGAGACCGACGgcatcgctgcagctcgaGCTCAGCTAGCggcacccacacccctcaCGCAGCGTCGCGCACAGTCGTCTGGCGAGGCGGTATTGCAGTCGCTGCACGCGGTTGGGGTAAAGCATTGGAGTGAGGCcgaggctgccgctgcaaccGAGTTTAAGTGCGCGCAGGAGGCCTATGAAGCTCTTCCACAGGAGGAGaaagctgcgctgcagaTGGAGCGCGTTGTGTCACACCTCTTCGACGGCCTTTGCGCGATGAGTGCCGCCATGCGGATGCAGACTGAGGAGggcgccccctctctcgagGAGCGTGACGCCGCTTTCAGCGTCTACGGGCGCATCATGTCGGCCTACCGGGATGGCGCCATCACCGAAGATCGCTGGAGGGCCGACTTTATGCCGGAGCTTGAGGAGCTGAAAGTTATTTGGCAGCACCTCGGTGATCCTCGCGCGATGACACTGGAGAGGTGA